A genomic window from Parasteatoda tepidariorum isolate YZ-2023 chromosome 10, CAS_Ptep_4.0, whole genome shotgun sequence includes:
- the LOC139426894 gene encoding uncharacterized protein — MDYKNNISNISFSLTNVPHPGNRKPIDTIKFCNNFESDFPIICYTDGSKLNNRVGLAFVIFYNNTEMENHLIRIPDDCSVFQAELLCLYHSIKWISNNSSLSSKFLICSDSLSSLFALKCITSFSRIIVNSQIILNELQSEGKSVLFSHVRGHSGVLGNEGADFLAKQATNLDSICDISPPKSFFRLSARHKVQTVWNEQYQASTNA, encoded by the coding sequence AtggattataaaaacaatatcagCAACATCTCTTTCTCATTAACTAATGTTCCACATCCAGGTAATCGAAAACCTATTGATACCATTAAATtctgcaataattttgaaagtgacTTTCCGATCATTTGCTATACAGAtggaagtaaattaaataacagaGTTGGCCTGGCTTTTGTgatcttttataataatactgaAATGGAGAACCACCTAATTAGAATTCCTGATGACTGCAGTGTTTTCCAAGCTGAGCTTTTGTGTCTTTACCACTCTATTAAATGGATCTCAAACAACTCATCTCTTTCATCAAAATTCCTCATCTGTTCAGATTCCCTTTCATCCCTTTTTGCACTTAAATGTATTACTTCATTTAGCAGAATTATTGTAAATTCgcagattattttaaatgaactcCAATCCGAGGGTAAATCTGTGCTCTTTTCACATGTCCGAGGCCACTCCGGTGTTCTGGGTAATGAAGGAGCTGACTTTCTGGCGAAACAAGCGACTAATCTTGATTCCATTTGTGATATAAGTCCcccaaaatctttttttagacTTTCAGCCAGACATAAAGTTCAAACTGTGTGGAATGAACAATATCAAGCTTCTACAAATGCTTAA